GGCCCGTCGAGGTCGTAGCGGTCGGCGAGGGCCACCAGCGCCCCCGGGTCGCGGGGCTTCTCCGGCAGGGTCATGTCCACCGGGGGCAGCGGCGCGTCGTGGGCCACCTTGACCACGGCGGGCGCGACGGCCAGGTAGTCGCGCGCCTTGAGGAGCTTGGCGCGGCTGCCGGCCGGGAAGCCGTCGGTGACGCCCTCGTCCAGCGCCGCCAGCAGGGCCTCCAGGGTGCCGAACCGGGTGATCAGCGCGGCCGCCGTCTTGTCGCCCACGCCCGGCACGCCCGGCAGGCCGTCGCTGGGGTCCCCGCGCAGGGTGGCGTAGTCGGCGTAGGCGCGGCCGGGTATGCCGTACTTGGCCGAGACCTCGGCCTCGTCGATGGTCTGCAGGTTGCGGATGCCCTTCACCGTGTAGAGCACCCGGCAGGGCCGCGAGTCGTCCACGAGCTGGAACAGGTCGCGGTCGCCGGTGACGATGTCGACCGCCCCGGTGGCGCGGGCGGCGAAGGTGCCGATGACGTCGTCGGCCTCGTAGCCGGGCACGCCGACGCGGGCGACGCCGGCCGCGTCGAGCACCGCCTCGATGACCGGGACCTGCGGGGCCAGCGTGTCCGGCACCTGCTCCTGGTCGCCCTCGGCGACCCGGTGGGCCTTGTAGGAGGGGATGGCGGCGACCCGGAACGCCGGTCGCCAGTCGGCGTCCATGCACGCCACCAGCTCGCCGGGGGAGTGGCCGCGCACCAGCGTGGCGATCATGTCGATCAGCCCGCGCACGGCGTTGACCGGCATGCCGTCCGGCGCGGTCATCGACTCCGGGA
The Sphaerisporangium krabiense genome window above contains:
- a CDS encoding 5'-3' exonuclease, whose protein sequence is MPGLMLLDTPSLYFRAFYGVPESMTAPDGMPVNAVRGLIDMIATLVRGHSPGELVACMDADWRPAFRVAAIPSYKAHRVAEGDQEQVPDTLAPQVPVIEAVLDAAGVARVGVPGYEADDVIGTFAARATGAVDIVTGDRDLFQLVDDSRPCRVLYTVKGIRNLQTIDEAEVSAKYGIPGRAYADYATLRGDPSDGLPGVPGVGDKTAAALITRFGTLEALLAALDEGVTDGFPAGSRAKLLKARDYLAVAPAVVKVAHDAPLPPVDMTLPEKPRDPGALVALADRYDLDGPLNRLLAALAR